The following coding sequences lie in one Oceanicola sp. 502str15 genomic window:
- a CDS encoding murein L,D-transpeptidase catalytic domain-containing protein, with the protein MRRRMRIFAALILTLSSAASGPSTAQSGIPGWLAAHVGTGEGQIAPVVLERARGLYQERVRRREVRNPCYMAMDATKPGGSGRYYIICEQQQVFRAVSSGHGNGRKLQKANFSNGRQCSRNFSNAEGSNLTMGGEYVTAETRTSFKGYVRQSGKLTPFQRTFLLFDGRGETANARERAIGGHQAVFVKWQCRVKMPGSPFADDEGYVPYGTLVDYTGGRSNGCTTWSGETTREILRLVEKSPTTLYIYPEGRDIDAVAKAVKARASVSGAGLYWNSACLREIGAPRFWPKRQLQPVINRWRRSLPKSEPRELPICQ; encoded by the coding sequence ATGAGACGCAGAATGCGCATTTTCGCCGCCTTGATCCTTACGTTGAGCAGCGCGGCATCCGGCCCATCCACGGCGCAATCCGGGATACCCGGCTGGCTGGCCGCCCATGTCGGCACCGGGGAGGGGCAGATTGCGCCCGTGGTGCTGGAGCGGGCGCGCGGGCTTTATCAGGAGCGGGTGAGACGGCGGGAGGTGAGGAACCCCTGCTACATGGCGATGGATGCCACCAAGCCCGGCGGGTCGGGGCGGTATTACATCATCTGCGAGCAGCAGCAGGTGTTTCGGGCGGTGTCATCAGGGCATGGCAACGGGCGCAAGTTGCAGAAGGCGAATTTTTCCAACGGGCGGCAGTGCTCGCGCAACTTCAGCAATGCGGAGGGCTCGAACCTGACGATGGGGGGCGAGTATGTGACGGCGGAGACGCGGACCTCGTTCAAGGGCTATGTCCGCCAGTCGGGCAAGCTGACGCCGTTTCAGCGCACCTTCCTGCTGTTCGACGGCAGGGGCGAGACCGCCAACGCGCGCGAGCGGGCGATTGGCGGGCATCAGGCGGTGTTCGTGAAGTGGCAGTGCCGGGTAAAGATGCCGGGCAGCCCGTTTGCCGATGACGAGGGCTATGTGCCCTATGGCACGCTGGTGGATTACACCGGCGGGCGCAGCAACGGCTGCACCACATGGTCGGGGGAGACCACGCGGGAGATCCTGCGGCTGGTCGAGAAGAGCCCGACGACGCTGTATATCTACCCCGAGGGGCGCGACATCGACGCGGTGGCCAAGGCGGTGAAGGCGCGGGCTTCGGTTTCGGGGGCGGGTCTTTACTGGAACAGCGCCTGCCTGAGAGAGATCGGCGCGCCCCGGTTCTGGCCCAAGCGCCAGTTGCAGCCGGTCATCAACCGGTGGCGCAGGTCACTGCCGAAGTCGGAGCCGCGCGAGCTGCCGATCTGCCAGTGA
- a CDS encoding class II glutamine amidotransferase, whose amino-acid sequence MCRVFAYIGPEIPLESLLLEPENSLINQSLDPELHPHLQLAGWGFGAWSEHLLKPEEPFLYHRPKAAFYDDNAKGIIPSLQASTLLSHVRASSYQAGVVQADENCHPFSFEGTDWIIAQNGALPNWRLLQRELLAHCEDRFLSQMKGTTDTEFLYVLLLSLLEGDSDAAVQEGFERLLAVIVAAMKKLDLAALTKLKIALVSPNRIIGVNYGCGHAGETDVEGDWKALRPSAPGKDDMALSMLLEPMYLLMGKNFLDHEKSYKVDACPDGEATSAIFASEPLTEDSDEWLEIGFGEIVALERKGERISKTVRKLKM is encoded by the coding sequence ATGTGCCGCGTCTTTGCCTATATCGGGCCGGAAATCCCGCTTGAAAGCCTGCTTCTCGAGCCGGAGAACAGCCTGATCAACCAGAGCCTCGACCCGGAGTTGCATCCGCATCTTCAATTGGCGGGCTGGGGGTTTGGCGCGTGGAGCGAGCACCTGCTGAAGCCGGAGGAGCCGTTTCTCTACCATCGCCCCAAGGCGGCGTTTTACGACGACAATGCCAAGGGGATCATTCCCAGCCTTCAGGCCAGCACCTTGCTCTCCCATGTCAGGGCCTCCAGCTATCAGGCGGGTGTTGTGCAGGCGGATGAAAATTGCCATCCGTTCAGCTTTGAGGGAACGGATTGGATCATTGCCCAGAACGGCGCCCTGCCGAACTGGCGGCTGTTGCAGCGGGAATTGCTGGCGCATTGCGAGGACCGCTTTCTGAGCCAGATGAAGGGCACGACAGATACGGAATTTCTGTATGTTCTGCTCCTGTCGCTGCTGGAGGGCGACAGTGACGCGGCGGTACAGGAGGGGTTCGAGCGGCTGCTGGCGGTCATTGTCGCGGCGATGAAGAAGCTTGATCTGGCGGCATTGACCAAGCTGAAGATCGCGCTGGTGTCGCCCAACCGGATCATCGGGGTCAACTACGGCTGCGGGCACGCGGGGGAGACGGATGTTGAGGGCGACTGGAAGGCCTTGCGCCCTTCCGCGCCCGGCAAGGACGACATGGCGCTCTCCATGCTGCTGGAGCCGATGTATCTGCTGATGGGCAAGAATTTTCTCGACCACGAGAAATCCTACAAGGTCGATGCCTGCCCGGATGGGGAGGCGACATCGGCGATTTTCGCCTCCGAGCCTCTGACCGAGGATAGCGACGAGTGGCTTGAGATCGGGTTTGGGGAAATCGTGGCGCTCGAGCGCAAGGGTGAGCGAATTTCGAAGACCGTGCGCAAGCTGAAGATGTGA
- a CDS encoding M24 family metallopeptidase produces MALQGGSAPATSLPSSALAFARTEYHERLAAVRASMEEKGLEVLVISDPSNMNWLTGYDGWSFYVHQAVIVSLRDDPVWWGRGMDAAGARRTVWMSQDHIFGYEDWLVQNPDAHPMTVLAQLMSDSGHGASRIGVELDNYYYSAAAHLALTKGLPEADVADATGLVNWCRAIKSPAEISYMRRAGEIVTEMHRVIAEVAEPGMQKNALVAEILKAGALGTRGAWGDYPAIVPMTPSGMDATAPHLTWDGAPIPRGEPTFFEIAGCHRRYHCPQSRTLFFGEPPNKYRKAEEALMAATAAVMGAARPGATCAEVALSFTQTLNRYGFEKNSRCGYSIGLSYPPDWGERTMSLREGDETELQAGMVFHFMPGLWLDDGGIELTETMLINEVSAEYLAMTPPGLVVKP; encoded by the coding sequence ATGGCCCTTCAGGGCGGTTCTGCCCCGGCCACCTCCCTGCCCTCCTCGGCGCTGGCCTTTGCGCGGACCGAGTATCATGAGCGGCTTGCGGCCGTGCGGGCGTCGATGGAGGAGAAGGGGCTGGAGGTGTTGGTCATTTCGGACCCGTCCAACATGAACTGGCTGACCGGCTATGACGGCTGGTCGTTCTACGTGCATCAGGCGGTGATCGTCTCGCTGAGGGACGATCCGGTCTGGTGGGGGCGGGGGATGGATGCGGCGGGGGCGCGGCGGACGGTCTGGATGAGCCAGGATCATATCTTCGGCTACGAGGACTGGCTGGTGCAGAACCCGGACGCGCATCCGATGACGGTGCTGGCGCAGCTGATGAGCGACAGCGGGCACGGGGCTTCGCGGATCGGGGTGGAGCTGGACAATTACTACTACTCGGCAGCGGCGCATCTGGCGCTGACGAAGGGGCTGCCGGAGGCGGATGTGGCCGATGCAACGGGCCTCGTGAACTGGTGCCGGGCGATAAAATCGCCCGCCGAGATCAGCTACATGCGCCGCGCGGGCGAGATCGTGACGGAGATGCACCGGGTGATCGCGGAGGTCGCGGAGCCGGGCATGCAGAAGAATGCGCTGGTGGCGGAGATCCTGAAGGCGGGCGCGCTCGGCACGCGGGGGGCCTGGGGCGACTATCCGGCGATCGTGCCGATGACGCCCTCGGGGATGGACGCGACGGCGCCGCATCTGACCTGGGACGGCGCGCCGATTCCGCGCGGGGAGCCGACCTTCTTCGAGATCGCGGGGTGCCACCGGCGGTATCACTGCCCGCAGAGCCGCACGCTGTTTTTCGGCGAGCCGCCCAACAAGTACCGCAAGGCCGAGGAGGCGCTGATGGCGGCCACGGCGGCGGTGATGGGGGCGGCACGGCCCGGGGCGACCTGCGCCGAGGTGGCGCTGTCCTTCACCCAGACGCTCAACCGCTATGGCTTCGAGAAGAACAGCCGGTGCGGCTACTCGATCGGCCTTTCCTACCCGCCGGACTGGGGCGAGCGGACGATGAGCCTGCGGGAAGGTGACGAGACGGAGTTGCAGGCAGGCATGGTGTTTCACTTCATGCCGGGGCTCTGGCTGGACGATGGTGGGATCGAGCTGACGGAGACGATGCTGATCAACGAAGTGAGCGCGGAGTATCTGGCGATGACGCCGCCGGGGTTGGTGGTGAAACCCTGA
- a CDS encoding poly-gamma-glutamate hydrolase family protein: protein MVDRYRTFEDLAANHTPDVDYRIRSADRGTSVVILAPHGGFIEPETAEIAEAIAGRDLSFYAFEALGAGAHGDFHVTSHLFDEPSALDLVGRAELAVAIHGRKDGADDDVWLGGRAAALRDAIGRALRAADFGAVPNTTLPGVHETNICNRTRSGEGVQLELSRSLRRRLADEPALLEAFCGAIRQAIGAATAG from the coding sequence ATGGTTGATCGCTACCGGACATTCGAAGATCTCGCTGCCAATCACACGCCGGATGTCGACTACCGCATCCGCAGTGCGGATCGGGGCACTTCGGTGGTGATCCTTGCACCGCACGGGGGTTTCATCGAGCCCGAAACGGCCGAAATTGCCGAAGCCATCGCGGGGCGTGACCTTTCGTTCTATGCCTTCGAGGCGTTGGGGGCCGGGGCGCATGGGGATTTTCACGTCACCTCGCATCTCTTCGATGAGCCCTCTGCGCTGGATCTCGTGGGCAGGGCGGAGCTCGCGGTTGCGATTCACGGGCGAAAGGATGGCGCGGATGACGACGTGTGGCTGGGCGGGCGGGCGGCTGCTTTGCGCGATGCCATCGGTCGAGCGTTGAGGGCCGCCGACTTCGGGGCGGTGCCGAACACCACCCTGCCCGGGGTGCATGAGACCAACATCTGCAACCGGACGCGCTCGGGCGAAGGGGTGCAGCTCGAGCTGTCCCGGTCGCTGCGTCGCAGGCTGGCGGATGAGCCGGCCCTGCTGGAAGCATTCTGCGGGGCGATCCGGCAGGCGATCGGGGCCGCGACTGCTGGCTGA
- a CDS encoding DMT family transporter: MQQADRPLLGITLMLGFCLLAPLGDATAKLLGGHVPLSQLVFFRFAIQAAILVPVVLLAGGALRMSRRALGFTALRTLLHIVGIGSMFLSLRFLPLADAVAIAFVMPFFMLLLGWFFLGEEVGVRRLTACAVGFVGTCMVIQPSFVEVGWAALLPVLVAVNFSFFMLVTRMMRADVDPVAMQSVSGLMGTAVLAPLLLIADGTLWAEFDVVSPAPRTWVLIAAMGCIGTMAHLLMTWSLRHAPTATLAPMQYLEIPFSALIGWMIFKEFPNGLALAGIGVTMGAGLYIIWREQMTGRQNRQVTRPAPPAA; this comes from the coding sequence ATGCAACAGGCGGACAGGCCCCTTCTAGGTATCACGCTCATGCTGGGGTTCTGCCTTCTGGCGCCCCTGGGCGATGCCACGGCCAAGCTGCTGGGCGGGCATGTGCCGCTGAGCCAGCTGGTGTTCTTCCGCTTTGCAATTCAGGCGGCGATCCTCGTGCCCGTGGTGCTGCTGGCGGGGGGCGCGCTGCGGATGAGCCGGCGGGCGCTGGGGTTTACGGCGCTGCGCACGCTGCTGCATATCGTCGGGATCGGGTCGATGTTTCTGTCGCTGCGCTTCCTGCCGTTGGCGGATGCGGTGGCGATCGCCTTCGTGATGCCCTTCTTCATGCTGCTGCTCGGCTGGTTCTTTCTGGGCGAGGAGGTGGGCGTGCGGCGGCTGACGGCCTGCGCGGTGGGCTTTGTCGGCACCTGCATGGTGATTCAACCGTCCTTCGTGGAGGTCGGCTGGGCGGCGCTGTTGCCGGTGCTGGTGGCGGTGAACTTCTCGTTCTTCATGCTGGTGACGCGGATGATGCGGGCCGATGTAGACCCGGTGGCGATGCAGTCGGTCAGCGGGCTGATGGGCACCGCCGTTCTGGCACCGCTGCTGCTGATTGCCGACGGCACGCTCTGGGCGGAGTTCGACGTGGTCTCCCCTGCCCCGCGCACCTGGGTGCTGATCGCGGCGATGGGCTGCATCGGCACCATGGCGCACCTGCTGATGACATGGAGCCTGCGCCACGCGCCCACGGCCACGCTGGCGCCGATGCAATACCTCGAGATCCCGTTTTCGGCCCTCATCGGCTGGATGATCTTCAAGGAGTTTCCCAACGGGCTGGCACTGGCCGGGATCGGGGTGACGATGGGCGCGGGGCTCTACATCATCTGGCGCGAGCAGATGACAGGGCGGCAAAACCGGCAAGTAACGCGTCCAGCGCCTCCGGCGGCGTGA